One part of the Arachidicoccus terrestris genome encodes these proteins:
- a CDS encoding ATP-binding cassette domain-containing protein: MEITLKNIIPIPLKENLGKRPSEVWHNEIGFKPTDRVKIKAPSGTGKTTLVHYLYGLRSDYTGQLNWDGKQLKELHTDKVAAYRQKEISVVFQDLRLFPHLTARENIELNRVLQEPYYPGSVIEEMATALQVDHILHQAAGICSYGEQQRIAIIRALVQPFSLLIMDEPFSHLDQNNTKKAAALIDRECQKRKAGFVLTDLDEDSFFNYNTYLNL; encoded by the coding sequence ATGGAGATTACGCTTAAGAATATTATTCCTATTCCACTTAAGGAAAACCTCGGGAAACGTCCTTCTGAGGTCTGGCATAACGAAATTGGCTTTAAGCCGACGGACAGAGTGAAAATTAAAGCACCTAGCGGTACCGGTAAAACAACGCTGGTGCATTACCTGTACGGGCTCCGCTCAGATTATACCGGACAACTTAACTGGGACGGAAAACAGTTGAAGGAGCTGCATACAGATAAAGTGGCTGCCTACCGTCAAAAAGAGATAAGTGTGGTCTTTCAGGATCTCCGTCTTTTCCCCCATTTAACGGCCCGGGAGAATATTGAACTCAATCGCGTCCTTCAAGAGCCATATTATCCTGGTTCAGTTATAGAAGAAATGGCGACAGCATTACAGGTAGATCATATCCTGCACCAGGCGGCGGGCATCTGTAGTTATGGTGAGCAGCAGAGAATCGCTATTATCAGGGCCTTGGTACAGCCTTTCTCCCTGCTGATCATGGATGAGCCTTTCAGCCACCTGGATCAGAACAATACAAAAAAAGCTGCCGCATTGATTGATAGAGAATGCCAAAAAAGAAAAGCGGGCTTTGTATTGACTGATCTGGATGAAGATTCTTTTTTCAACTACAATACCTATCTTAATCTATAG